The sequence TAGGAGTTAGGAATTAAATCATTAAGTAAATTGACACTGGTAACTGATAAATAGTAACTGATAACTGATAACTAATTACTGATAACTGAATGCAGCGATCGCCAATGCACCCCAAGCAGCCATAAACGCTGCACCTCCTAATGGTGTTATTGCTCCTAGGATTTTAATGTCGCTCAAACTAAGAGCATATAAGCTTCCAGAAAAAATAAATATACCAATGATGAATAGCCAGCCACTGACAATTAAGCTTGCTGGTGGTGATTGGCTCTGGCTGAGCAAGATGGCAACCAACAACAACGCTAGAGCATGATACATCTGATAGCGAGCGCCAACTTCAAAAATTTCCAAAGCTCGCTCGCTAAGCTTTTCTTTTAAAGCGTGAGAAGCGAAAGCCCCAGCAGCTACAGATAAACCACCGAATACTGCCGCTAGACTCATAAATATTTTGGTCATGTCACTGAATTGATGATGAGTTGATGAAGCGATAGGGAACTAGAGGCTGGGGGATAAGGAGATGTAGAGAAATGCAATTACTAATTCCCAATTACCAATGCCCAATTACCAATTCCCAATGCTCAACTCCCATTTTAAATATCAAAATGATAAGACACTGCACCGTCTTCACTAACTTTGAAGTTAGCATTAAACTGCTTGGCTTGATTGTCTAAAAATTCTCTGGCGGTGGCTGCTGGTAGCTGGGATTGCATGGCGAAGCCTAAAACGGTTATGCGTCCTTGATTTTCGGCTATCATCCGATAAAACATTGACTGCAAATGCAAATCCATTTGCTCGGTTATAGCATTTTTTTCTTTTTTTCCTTGGCGGCGCATTCCCAAGGCTAACCATCCACCAAGGGCTAGGCTAGGCAATCCGAAAATAAGACCGTTTACTGC comes from Rivularia sp. PCC 7116 and encodes:
- a CDS encoding DUF423 domain-containing protein encodes the protein MTKIFMSLAAVFGGLSVAAGAFASHALKEKLSERALEIFEVGARYQMYHALALLLVAILLSQSQSPPASLIVSGWLFIIGIFIFSGSLYALSLSDIKILGAITPLGGAAFMAAWGALAIAAFSYQ